The Micromonospora sp. NBC_00421 genome contains a region encoding:
- a CDS encoding IclR family transcriptional regulator codes for MRVGGEAARSPEFVQSLERGLAVIRAFDAEHPQLTLSEVARRTGLTRAAARRFLLTLVELGYVHTDGRLFSLRPRILALGYAYLSGLGLPEIAQRHMEALVAQVHESCSVSVLDGDEVVYVARVPTKRIMTVGISVGTRFPAYATSMGRVLLAAQPADWLDDYLTTAPLRPLTRRTVTDPVKLRALLTKIAAQGYAIVDQELEEGLRSLAAPIHGENGSVIAAVNLSAHATRGSFELIRRELLPPLLAAARRIEEDLRGAGSSPAASTVT; via the coding sequence GTGAGGGTGGGCGGGGAGGCGGCGCGGTCGCCGGAGTTCGTGCAGTCGCTGGAGCGCGGACTCGCGGTGATCCGGGCGTTCGACGCCGAACATCCGCAGCTCACCCTGAGCGAGGTGGCCCGGCGGACCGGGCTGACCCGGGCCGCCGCCCGCCGGTTCCTGCTCACCCTCGTCGAGTTGGGGTACGTGCACACCGACGGCCGGCTCTTCTCGCTGCGACCGCGGATCCTCGCCCTCGGCTACGCCTACCTGTCGGGCCTGGGCCTGCCCGAGATCGCGCAGCGGCACATGGAGGCACTTGTCGCGCAGGTGCACGAGTCCTGCTCGGTGTCGGTGCTCGACGGCGACGAGGTGGTCTACGTCGCCCGGGTGCCCACCAAGCGGATCATGACGGTCGGCATCAGCGTGGGCACCCGGTTCCCCGCGTACGCCACCTCGATGGGCCGGGTGCTGCTCGCCGCGCAACCGGCGGACTGGTTGGACGACTACCTCACCACCGCGCCACTGCGGCCGTTGACCCGGCGCACCGTCACCGACCCGGTGAAACTGCGCGCACTCCTGACGAAGATCGCCGCCCAGGGGTACGCGATCGTCGACCAGGAGTTGGAGGAGGGACTGCGGTCCCTGGCCGCGCCGATCCACGGCGAGAACGGTTCGGTGATCGCGGCGGTGAACCTCTCCGCCCACGCCACCCGGGGGTCCTTCGAGCTGATCCGGCGGGAACTGCTCCCACCGCTGCTGGCCGCCGCGCGGCGGATCGAGGAGGACCTGCGGGGAGCCGGCTCTTCTCCCGCCGCGAGCACCGTCACCTGA
- the pcaC gene encoding 4-carboxymuconolactone decarboxylase, whose protein sequence is MMDDRERHETGMTVRRQVLGDAHVDRAVADTDEFTADFQDFITRYAWGEVWSRPGLDRRSRSVVTLAVLATLHHDEELAMHVRAALGNGLSRQEVAEVLLQVGVYAGVPAANRAFRVAREVLRQEAG, encoded by the coding sequence ATGATGGACGACCGCGAGCGGCACGAGACCGGCATGACGGTACGCCGACAGGTGCTCGGTGACGCGCACGTCGACCGCGCGGTCGCCGACACCGACGAGTTCACCGCCGACTTCCAGGACTTCATCACCCGCTACGCCTGGGGCGAGGTGTGGAGCCGACCGGGGCTCGACCGGCGTAGCCGCAGTGTGGTCACCCTCGCCGTGCTCGCCACCCTGCACCACGACGAGGAATTGGCGATGCACGTGCGCGCCGCGCTGGGCAACGGCCTGAGCCGTCAGGAGGTGGCGGAGGTGCTGCTCCAGGTGGGCGTCTACGCTGGCGTACCGGCGGCGAACCGGGCGTTCAGGGTGGCCCGGGAGGTCCTGCGGCAGGAGGCTGGGTGA
- a CDS encoding cellulose binding domain-containing protein, with product MTRRSKIYAGLVAAIVPAASVLMVLGATPADAAVGGSGPYPADYETSTSLPNHTIFRPQTLPSERLPILVWGNGGCSANGLSQGNFLREIASHGFLAIANGGPNASGSTNSQMLTQSIDWAVAENSRQGSKYYNRIDTGKVAVAGFSCGGLEAYAVSNDPRVTTTGIFSSGLLNDADDYQLRRLTKPIAYFVGGPSDIAYPNAVDDWGKLPAGLPAFMGNLNVGHGGTYDQPNGGEFGRVAVLYLKWRLKGDTTAGSNFVGPDCGLCRTQWAVQQKNLTLDGPPPTTPPPTTPPPTTPPPTTPPPTTPPPTTPPPTTPPGGNTGCTAGYAVQDQWNGGFVANVSVTAGTSALTGWRVTLTLPGGTSVSSVWNGVASGTSGTITVTNQSYNGRLGAGQSTSFGFQGTGSGTGATVTCAGG from the coding sequence ATGACAAGGAGATCGAAGATCTACGCGGGCCTGGTGGCCGCCATCGTGCCGGCGGCCTCCGTGCTCATGGTGCTCGGCGCGACACCGGCCGACGCCGCGGTCGGCGGCTCGGGCCCATATCCGGCCGACTACGAGACCTCGACCAGCCTGCCCAACCACACCATCTTCCGGCCCCAGACCCTGCCGTCGGAACGCCTGCCCATCCTGGTGTGGGGCAACGGTGGCTGCTCGGCCAACGGCCTGTCGCAGGGCAACTTCCTCCGCGAGATCGCCTCCCACGGCTTCCTGGCCATCGCCAACGGCGGGCCGAACGCCTCCGGCTCCACCAACTCGCAGATGCTCACCCAGTCCATCGACTGGGCGGTCGCGGAGAACTCCCGCCAGGGCAGCAAGTACTACAACCGGATCGACACCGGCAAGGTCGCCGTGGCGGGCTTCTCCTGCGGCGGTCTGGAGGCGTACGCCGTCTCCAACGACCCGCGCGTCACCACGACCGGCATCTTCAGCAGCGGCCTGCTCAACGACGCCGACGACTACCAGCTCAGACGGCTCACCAAGCCGATCGCCTACTTCGTCGGCGGGCCCAGCGACATCGCCTACCCGAACGCCGTCGACGACTGGGGCAAGCTGCCGGCCGGGCTGCCCGCCTTCATGGGCAACCTGAACGTCGGCCACGGCGGCACGTACGACCAGCCCAACGGCGGCGAGTTCGGCCGGGTGGCGGTGCTCTACCTCAAGTGGCGACTCAAGGGCGACACCACCGCCGGCAGCAACTTCGTCGGCCCCGACTGCGGGCTGTGCCGCACCCAGTGGGCCGTCCAGCAGAAGAACCTGACGCTCGACGGCCCGCCGCCCACCACCCCACCGCCGACCACGCCGCCACCCACCACGCCGCCACCCACGACTCCCCCGCCGACCACGCCGCCGCCGACCACCCCACCGCCCACCACGCCGCCCGGCGGGAACACCGGCTGCACCGCCGGCTACGCAGTGCAGGACCAGTGGAACGGCGGATTCGTCGCCAACGTCAGCGTCACTGCGGGGACCAGCGCGCTCACCGGTTGGCGGGTCACCCTCACCCTGCCAGGCGGCACGTCGGTCAGCTCGGTGTGGAACGGCGTCGCCAGCGGGACGAGCGGCACCATCACCGTCACCAACCAGAGCTACAACGGCCGACTGGGCGCGGGGCAGAGCACCAGCTTCGGGTTCCAGGGCACCGGAAGCGGCACCGGCGCCACCGTCACCTGCGCCGGAGGCTGA